A genomic window from Streptomyces sp. MST-110588 includes:
- the tilS gene encoding tRNA lysidine(34) synthetase TilS: MGPHPAVAAIRLAVRRVLHDVLHDALTEPHPDRIPADQRPADQHLADQVAAGRAPVPGRPGGGRPAAGRLQRLRPSRPARPSGSLSASGPLSASGSLPGSARPAAPQEPPLVLVACSGGADSMALASALAFEAPRLGLRAGGITVDHGLQDGSDVRAAEVAQRLRALELDPVDAVTVTVGKTGGPEAAARTARYAALDAAAERYGAAAILLGHTRDDQAETVLLGLARGSGTRSLSGMAAVTGDNGRYRRPFLELDRQTARKACLIQALPVWDDPHNADPVYTRSRLRHEGLPALEKALGKGVVEALARTAQLSRDDADALDSWAAEAERGVLDDMGGLDVAALYALPAAVRRRVLRRAVVNAGAPAGSLFARHIEEVDRLITSWRGQGAINLPGRVGVRRQGGRLVIRQG, encoded by the coding sequence ATGGGTCCCCATCCAGCGGTCGCCGCGATACGCCTGGCGGTCCGCCGCGTACTGCACGACGTACTCCATGACGCACTGACCGAGCCCCACCCCGACCGGATCCCGGCCGATCAGCGCCCGGCCGATCAGCACCTGGCGGATCAGGTCGCCGCCGGGCGGGCCCCGGTCCCCGGCCGCCCGGGGGGCGGCCGGCCCGCCGCCGGCCGGCTCCAGCGCCTGCGCCCGTCCCGGCCCGCCAGACCTTCCGGTTCCCTTTCCGCCTCCGGTCCGCTGTCCGCTTCCGGTTCCCTTCCCGGCTCCGCGCGGCCCGCCGCCCCGCAGGAGCCGCCCCTCGTCCTCGTCGCCTGCTCCGGCGGCGCCGACTCCATGGCGCTGGCGTCGGCCCTGGCCTTCGAGGCCCCCAGGCTGGGCCTGCGGGCCGGCGGGATCACCGTCGACCACGGCCTCCAGGACGGCTCCGACGTCCGTGCCGCCGAGGTCGCCCAGCGGCTGCGCGCGCTGGAACTCGACCCGGTCGACGCGGTGACGGTCACCGTGGGCAAGACCGGCGGGCCCGAGGCCGCCGCCCGTACGGCCCGCTACGCCGCACTGGACGCCGCCGCCGAGCGGTACGGGGCCGCCGCGATCCTCCTGGGCCACACCCGTGACGATCAGGCGGAAACGGTGCTGCTGGGTCTGGCCAGGGGATCCGGCACCCGCTCGCTGTCCGGCATGGCCGCGGTCACCGGCGACAACGGCCGCTACCGCCGCCCCTTCCTGGAGCTGGACCGCCAGACCGCCCGTAAGGCGTGCCTGATCCAGGCGCTGCCCGTATGGGACGACCCCCACAACGCCGATCCCGTCTACACCCGCTCCCGGCTGCGGCACGAAGGCCTGCCGGCGCTGGAGAAGGCACTGGGCAAGGGCGTCGTGGAGGCCCTGGCCCGTACGGCACAGCTCTCCCGGGACGACGCGGACGCGCTGGACTCCTGGGCCGCCGAGGCCGAACGCGGCGTCCTGGACGACATGGGCGGCCTGGACGTCGCCGCCCTGTACGCGCTGCCCGCGGCGGTCCGCCGGCGGGTGCTGCGCCGGGCCGTGGTCAACGCCGGTGCGCCGGCCGGTTCGCTCTTCGCCCGCCACATCGAAGAAGTGGACCGGCTGATCACGTCCTGGCGGGGCCAGGGAGCCATCAACCTGCCCGGGCGGGTGGGCGTGCGACGCCAGGGTGGCAGACTGGTGATCCGGCAGGGCTGA
- a CDS encoding zinc-dependent metalloprotease: MTSIGGAEMVDWNLAVATATRFVRPGPEVSRDEARAIVAELRRHAKSSEEHVRAFTRMSEPGVPGAEGAGAEGAGPESAGPEGAGLQDTPVLVVDRAGWIKANVAGFRAVLKPLLEKMEERRSSMPGGGVLGTVGGKVTGVELGMLLSFLASRVLGQYETFAPASRDLPAAAQGGRLLLVAPNIVHVERELEVDPHDFRLWVCLHEETHRTQFTAVPWLRDHIEGEIQSFLGETDIDPGTLLGRLREAVQSLAGGRSETEGEGEGESGGRSFVDLVQTPAQREILARLTAVMSLLEGHADYVMDGVGPAVVPSVAEIREKFQKRRASGAGRLDQALRKLLGLDAKLRQYRDGERFVRAVVDEVGMDGFNRVWTSPNTLPTKQEIAKPADWVARVHRKSEGAP, translated from the coding sequence ATGACGAGCATCGGTGGTGCGGAGATGGTCGACTGGAACCTCGCGGTAGCGACCGCGACCCGGTTCGTGAGGCCGGGACCAGAGGTGAGCCGGGACGAGGCACGGGCGATCGTCGCCGAACTGCGGCGGCACGCCAAGTCCTCCGAGGAGCACGTACGCGCGTTCACGCGCATGTCGGAGCCCGGTGTGCCCGGAGCGGAGGGCGCCGGAGCGGAGGGCGCCGGCCCGGAGAGTGCCGGCCCGGAGGGGGCCGGGCTTCAGGACACCCCCGTTCTGGTCGTGGACCGGGCGGGCTGGATCAAGGCCAACGTCGCCGGTTTCCGCGCGGTGCTCAAGCCGTTGCTGGAGAAGATGGAGGAGCGCCGCTCCTCCATGCCGGGCGGCGGCGTCCTGGGGACCGTCGGCGGCAAGGTGACGGGCGTGGAGCTCGGCATGCTGCTGTCGTTCCTGGCCTCCCGGGTGCTCGGCCAGTACGAGACCTTCGCGCCGGCCTCCCGTGACCTGCCGGCCGCGGCGCAGGGCGGCCGGCTGCTGCTCGTGGCGCCGAACATCGTCCACGTGGAGCGGGAGCTGGAGGTGGACCCGCACGACTTCCGGCTGTGGGTGTGCCTGCACGAGGAGACCCACCGTACGCAGTTCACCGCCGTGCCCTGGCTGCGGGACCACATCGAGGGCGAGATCCAGTCCTTCCTGGGCGAGACGGACATCGATCCGGGGACGCTGCTGGGGCGGCTGCGTGAGGCCGTGCAGTCCCTGGCCGGCGGCCGGAGCGAGACCGAGGGCGAGGGGGAGGGCGAGAGCGGCGGGCGGAGCTTCGTGGACCTCGTACAGACTCCCGCCCAGCGCGAGATCCTCGCGCGGCTCACCGCCGTGATGTCGCTCCTGGAGGGGCACGCGGATTATGTGATGGACGGGGTCGGCCCGGCGGTGGTGCCGTCCGTCGCCGAGATCCGCGAGAAGTTCCAGAAGCGGCGCGCCAGTGGGGCGGGCCGTCTGGACCAGGCGTTGCGCAAGCTGCTGGGCCTTGACGCCAAGCTGCGTCAGTACCGTGACGGCGAGCGTTTTGTACGGGCTGTGGTGGATGAGGTGGGGATGGACGGTTTCAACCGGGTCTGGACCTCGCCCAACACCCTCCCGACGAAACAAGAGATCGCCAAACCGGCGGACTGGGTCGCGCGGGTGCACCGCAAGTCCGAAGGAGCACCGTAG
- the folP gene encoding dihydropteroate synthase, with translation MSTLRGRVAGLPDWDRCAVMGVVNVTPDSFSDGGQWFDTELAVKHGLDLVAQGADLVDVGGESTRPGAARVDEAEELRRVVPVVRELVAAGAVVSVDTMRASVAERAVEAGARLVNDVSAGAADPAMIPVVAAAGVPFVVMHWRGQSIDMNNRAVYGDVVAEVVEELGRSLDRAVAGGIDPERTVIDPGLGFAKAAPHDLTLLAHLTALRALGRPLLVAASRKRFLGRVLAGGEQTAPPPARERDAATAAVTALVAREGAWAVRVHEVRASADAVRVARAVEGAV, from the coding sequence ATGAGTACCTTGCGCGGCCGGGTGGCCGGACTTCCGGACTGGGACCGCTGCGCGGTGATGGGCGTGGTGAACGTGACGCCCGATTCCTTCTCCGACGGCGGGCAGTGGTTCGACACCGAACTCGCCGTCAAGCACGGCCTGGACCTGGTCGCGCAGGGCGCCGACCTGGTGGACGTCGGCGGCGAGTCGACGCGGCCGGGCGCGGCCCGGGTGGACGAGGCGGAGGAGCTGCGCCGGGTCGTCCCCGTCGTACGGGAGCTGGTGGCGGCCGGGGCCGTGGTGTCGGTGGACACGATGCGGGCGTCGGTCGCCGAGCGCGCCGTGGAAGCCGGCGCGCGGCTGGTCAACGACGTGAGCGCGGGCGCCGCGGATCCGGCGATGATCCCGGTGGTCGCCGCGGCGGGCGTCCCGTTCGTGGTGATGCACTGGCGCGGCCAGTCCATCGACATGAACAACCGCGCGGTGTACGGCGACGTGGTCGCGGAGGTCGTGGAGGAGCTGGGGCGCAGCCTGGACCGCGCGGTGGCCGGGGGTATCGACCCCGAGCGGACCGTGATCGACCCGGGGCTGGGTTTCGCGAAGGCGGCGCCGCACGACCTGACGCTGCTCGCGCACCTGACCGCGCTGCGGGCGCTGGGGAGGCCGCTGCTGGTGGCCGCCTCGCGGAAACGGTTCCTTGGCCGGGTGCTGGCAGGCGGTGAGCAGACCGCGCCGCCGCCGGCCCGGGAGCGGGACGCGGCGACCGCGGCGGTCACGGCGCTGGTGGCGCGCGAGGGCGCCTGGGCGGTACGTGTCCATGAGGTGCGCGCGAGTGCGGACGCGGTGCGGGTGGCCCGTGCCGTAGAGGGGGCGGTGTGA
- a CDS encoding alpha/beta hydrolase-fold protein, whose protein sequence is MGLTSKKVLILAVLIAVALFVLTIWLWPRLSKANWRTILGRIGLMLATQLSIFASIGLAANNAFGFYASWADLFGQEQQPGVVTNYETGPNGTKLKMLGTERVSVPGGHNPKVGGRIDRVLISGQHSKLASPAFVYLPPQYFQAKNTKRKFPASVVLTGYPGTAQALYKKLHFPQTQHKLVGQKKMQPTILVMLRPTVAPPRDTECVDVPNGPQAETFFVTDLRKNIASHYRVGTDAKNWGIIGDSTGGYCALKMTMRHPKAFSTAVALSGSYKAPLDATTGDLFGGSAKLERENDLMWRQKNLPAPPVNLLVTTSEQGESNYKQTLKFIRQTKSPSRISSIILDSGGHNFNTWRREIPAALEWMGGHLRA, encoded by the coding sequence ATGGGTCTCACCAGCAAAAAAGTGCTGATCCTCGCCGTCTTGATCGCGGTGGCACTATTTGTCCTGACGATCTGGCTCTGGCCCCGCCTGTCGAAAGCCAACTGGCGCACGATCCTGGGCCGTATCGGACTCATGCTGGCCACCCAGCTCTCGATCTTCGCCTCGATCGGACTGGCGGCGAACAACGCCTTCGGTTTCTACGCTTCGTGGGCCGACCTTTTCGGCCAGGAACAGCAGCCGGGTGTTGTCACGAATTACGAGACGGGCCCGAACGGCACCAAGCTGAAGATGCTGGGCACCGAGCGCGTGAGCGTCCCCGGGGGCCACAACCCCAAGGTCGGCGGGCGTATCGACCGGGTGCTCATCAGCGGCCAGCACTCCAAGCTGGCCAGCCCCGCCTTCGTCTACCTGCCGCCGCAGTACTTCCAGGCCAAGAACACCAAGCGGAAATTCCCCGCGTCCGTCGTGCTCACCGGTTACCCGGGCACCGCCCAGGCGCTCTACAAGAAACTGCACTTCCCGCAGACGCAGCACAAGCTCGTGGGCCAGAAGAAGATGCAGCCGACGATCCTGGTCATGCTGCGGCCGACCGTCGCGCCGCCGCGCGACACCGAATGCGTGGACGTCCCCAACGGTCCCCAGGCCGAGACCTTCTTCGTGACGGACCTCCGCAAGAACATCGCCAGTCACTACCGGGTCGGCACCGATGCCAAGAACTGGGGCATCATAGGTGACTCCACCGGCGGCTACTGTGCCTTGAAGATGACCATGCGCCACCCCAAGGCGTTCTCCACCGCCGTGGCCCTCTCCGGCAGCTACAAGGCCCCTCTGGACGCCACGACCGGCGACCTCTTCGGCGGCAGCGCCAAGCTGGAGCGCGAGAACGACCTGATGTGGCGGCAGAAAAACCTTCCTGCACCGCCGGTGAACCTCCTGGTCACCACCAGTGAGCAAGGCGAGAGCAACTACAAGCAGACGCTGAAGTTCATCCGGCAGACCAAGTCGCCCTCGCGCATCTCCTCGATCATCCTGGACAGCGGAGGGCACAACTTCAACACCTGGCGGCGTGAGATCCCGGCTGCCCTGGAGTGGATGGGCGGCCACCTCCGGGCGTGA
- the folE gene encoding GTP cyclohydrolase I FolE: MTDPVTLDGDGTIGEFDEKRAENAVRELLIAVGEDPDREGLLETPARVARAYKEILAGLRQAPEDVLTTTFDLGHDEMVLVKDIEIVSLCEHHLLPFHGVAHVGYIPADTGKITGLSKLARLVEVFARRPQVQERLTTQIADSLMRILEARGAIVVIEAEHMCMSVRGIRKPGAKTTTSAVRGQLRDSTTRAEAMSLILAR; encoded by the coding sequence ATGACCGACCCGGTGACGCTGGACGGCGACGGCACGATCGGCGAGTTCGACGAGAAGCGAGCCGAGAACGCCGTACGGGAACTCCTCATCGCCGTCGGTGAGGACCCCGACCGCGAGGGGCTGCTGGAGACCCCGGCGCGGGTGGCGCGCGCGTACAAGGAGATCCTGGCCGGTCTGCGGCAGGCCCCCGAGGACGTCCTGACCACGACGTTCGACCTCGGACACGACGAGATGGTCCTGGTGAAGGACATCGAGATCGTGTCGCTGTGCGAGCACCACCTGCTGCCGTTCCACGGCGTCGCGCACGTCGGCTACATCCCCGCGGACACCGGCAAGATCACGGGCCTGTCCAAGCTGGCGCGCCTGGTGGAGGTCTTCGCCCGCCGCCCGCAGGTGCAGGAGCGGCTGACCACGCAGATCGCCGACTCCCTGATGCGCATCCTGGAGGCGCGGGGCGCGATCGTGGTGATCGAGGCGGAGCACATGTGCATGTCCGTGCGCGGCATACGCAAGCCGGGCGCGAAGACCACGACGTCGGCGGTGCGCGGGCAGCTCCGCGACTCCACGACGCGTGCCGAGGCGATGAGCCTGATACTGGCGCGGTAG
- the hpt gene encoding hypoxanthine phosphoribosyltransferase, which yields MGADLQSVLISKEEIDAKLAELAAKIDAEYAGRDLLIIGVLKGAVMVMADLARALSTPVTMDWMAVSSYGAGTQSSGVVRILKDLDTDIKGKHVLIVEDIIDSGLTLSWLLSNLGSREPASLEVCTLLRKPEAAKVAIDVKWIGFDIPNEFVVGYGLDFAEKYRNLPFVGTLAPHVYGG from the coding sequence ATGGGCGCCGATCTTCAGTCGGTACTCATCAGCAAGGAAGAGATCGACGCGAAGCTGGCGGAGCTGGCGGCGAAGATCGACGCGGAGTACGCGGGCCGGGACCTCCTCATCATCGGTGTCCTCAAGGGCGCGGTGATGGTGATGGCGGACCTGGCGCGGGCGCTGTCCACCCCCGTCACGATGGACTGGATGGCGGTGTCGTCCTACGGCGCGGGCACCCAGTCCTCCGGTGTGGTCCGCATCCTCAAGGACCTCGACACCGACATCAAGGGCAAGCACGTCCTGATCGTCGAGGACATCATCGACTCCGGCCTGACGCTGTCCTGGCTGCTGTCGAACCTGGGCTCGCGGGAGCCCGCCAGCCTTGAGGTCTGCACGCTGCTGCGCAAGCCGGAGGCGGCCAAGGTCGCCATCGACGTGAAGTGGATCGGCTTCGACATCCCCAACGAGTTCGTGGTCGGCTACGGCCTGGACTTCGCGGAGAAGTACCGGAACCTGCCGTTCGTCGGCACGCTCGCGCCGCACGTGTACGGCGGCTGA
- a CDS encoding phosphatidylglycerol lysyltransferase domain-containing protein — translation MSDRLDGEKSTKVAWRATRWLRGPRPESVPPLVGTAGAVIGLVNLAAGIFPRFRHSRVHALAEVLPGAVSPLAAAASIVVGILLLLLAHGLKRRKRRAWVAAVALLPVGIAAQLVYRHSGFGAVLSFALLVFLVWHRRQFSALPDPRSRWKAVANFLILGGVSFGLGLVIVNSHPHKIIGDPSAWDRIKHVMWGLFGFEGPLRYTHHVDYTVGYSLGALGLLTVATTAYLAFRPEHPAARLTQEDEERLRELLAKHGGRDSLGYFALRDDKGVVFSPTGKAAVCYRVISGVMLASGDPIGDVEAWPGAIERFMEEARAHSWTPAVHGCSETGGQVWTRETGMDALELGDEAIVDVADFTLTGRAMRNVRQMVKRIERNGYETRVRRVRDLTPEELARIQEAADAWRDTDDERGFSMALGRIDAEKDSDAVIATAHLAPAEGEEPGRFGDLKAMQYFVPWGKDGMSLERMRRDRSADPGMNELLIVAALQAAPELGIKHLSLNFAVFRSYLERGEKLGAGPVMRISRATLLFLSRWYQIESLYKFNDKFQPRWEPRFVVFRNSRDIPRIGLATMQAEGYLDLRLPRVLRRKNKAEPQPCVHTVTPIAQSTVERAA, via the coding sequence ATGTCTGACAGGCTAGATGGTGAAAAGTCCACGAAGGTTGCGTGGCGTGCGACACGCTGGCTGCGCGGCCCTCGTCCGGAGTCCGTACCTCCTCTTGTCGGCACCGCCGGAGCGGTCATCGGCCTGGTGAACCTGGCGGCAGGGATCTTCCCGCGGTTCCGGCACAGCCGGGTGCACGCCCTGGCGGAAGTGCTCCCGGGTGCGGTGAGTCCGCTGGCCGCCGCCGCCTCCATCGTGGTCGGCATCCTGCTCCTGCTGCTCGCCCACGGGCTCAAACGGCGTAAGCGCCGCGCCTGGGTGGCGGCCGTGGCGCTGCTGCCGGTGGGGATCGCCGCTCAGCTCGTCTACCGGCACTCCGGTTTCGGAGCGGTGCTCTCCTTCGCGCTGCTGGTGTTCCTGGTGTGGCACCGGCGCCAGTTCTCGGCGCTGCCCGACCCGCGCAGCCGCTGGAAGGCGGTGGCCAACTTCCTGATCCTGGGCGGAGTGAGCTTCGGCCTCGGCCTGGTGATCGTCAACTCCCACCCGCACAAGATCATCGGCGACCCTTCGGCGTGGGACCGGATCAAGCACGTCATGTGGGGTCTGTTCGGCTTCGAGGGCCCGCTGCGCTACACCCACCACGTCGACTACACCGTCGGCTACTCCCTGGGCGCCCTGGGCCTGCTGACCGTCGCCACCACCGCCTACCTGGCCTTCCGCCCCGAGCACCCGGCGGCCCGCCTGACGCAGGAGGACGAGGAGCGGCTGCGTGAGCTGCTCGCCAAGCACGGCGGCCGGGACTCCCTGGGGTACTTCGCGCTCCGCGACGACAAGGGCGTGGTCTTCTCGCCGACCGGCAAGGCCGCGGTCTGCTACCGGGTCATATCGGGCGTGATGCTCGCCAGCGGCGACCCGATCGGAGATGTGGAGGCATGGCCGGGCGCGATCGAGCGCTTCATGGAGGAGGCGCGGGCCCACTCCTGGACCCCCGCGGTGCACGGATGCAGCGAGACCGGCGGCCAGGTCTGGACCCGTGAGACCGGCATGGACGCGCTGGAGCTGGGGGACGAGGCGATCGTGGACGTCGCCGACTTCACCCTGACCGGCCGCGCGATGCGCAACGTACGCCAGATGGTCAAGCGCATCGAGCGCAACGGGTACGAGACCCGGGTGCGCCGGGTGCGCGACCTGACGCCGGAGGAGCTGGCCCGTATCCAGGAGGCCGCCGACGCCTGGCGGGACACCGACGACGAGCGCGGCTTCTCCATGGCGCTGGGGCGCATCGACGCGGAAAAGGACAGCGACGCGGTGATCGCCACCGCTCACCTGGCCCCGGCGGAGGGCGAGGAGCCCGGCCGGTTCGGTGACCTGAAGGCGATGCAGTACTTCGTGCCCTGGGGCAAGGACGGAATGTCGCTGGAGCGGATGCGACGCGACCGCAGCGCCGACCCCGGCATGAACGAGCTGCTGATCGTGGCCGCGCTCCAGGCCGCACCGGAGCTCGGGATCAAGCACCTCTCGCTGAACTTCGCGGTCTTCCGCTCCTACCTGGAGCGCGGCGAGAAGCTGGGTGCCGGCCCGGTGATGCGGATCTCGCGCGCCACGCTGCTCTTCCTCTCCCGCTGGTACCAGATCGAGTCGCTCTACAAGTTCAACGACAAGTTCCAGCCACGCTGGGAGCCGCGCTTCGTGGTCTTCCGCAACAGCCGGGACATCCCGCGCATCGGCCTGGCCACCATGCAGGCGGAGGGCTACCTGGACCTGCGGCTGCCGCGGGTGCTGCGGCGTAAGAACAAGGCCGAGCCGCAGCCGTGCGTCCACACGGTCACGCCGATCGCACAGAGCACGGTGGAGCGGGCGGCTTAA
- the ftsH gene encoding ATP-dependent zinc metalloprotease FtsH has translation MDVKRYFRGPVMWIVLAVLAVVVLMQVVGSSGGYKTVDTGQVVKAIADNKVKSAELTTGDENKIKIELSGDSKVEGSNKIQASYIGDQGVALAKDLQAKYQTGDIKDGYTVSPSKQNPFVGVLLSLLPFVLIVVVFLFLMNQMQGGGSRVMNFGKSKAKLITKDTPKTTFADVAGADEAVEELHEIKEFLQEPAKFQAVGAKIPKGVLLYGPPGTGKTLLARAVAGEAGVPFYSISGSDFVEMFVGVGASRVRDLFEQAKANAPAIVFVDEIDAVGRHRGAGLGGGHDEREQTLNQLLVEMDGFDVKGGVILIAATNRPDILDPALLRPGRFDRQIAVDRPDMQGRLEILKVHQKGKPVAPDVDLTAVAKRTPGFTGADLSNVLNEAALLTARSDKKLIDNQFLDEAIDRVVAGPQKRTRIMSEKEKKITAYHEGGHALVAAASPNSDPVHKITILSRGRALGYTMVLPDEDKYSTTRNEMLDQLAYMLGGRAAEELVFHDPTTGAANDIEKATATARAMVTQYGMTERLGAIKFGSDNSEPFLGREMGHQRDYSEEVAALVDEEVKKLIETAHNEAWEILVENRDVLDNLVLTLLEKETLNKEEIAEIFKHVVKRPARPAWTGSSRRTPSTRPPVLSPKELAPANGSGSVSSASVTKEADRAPEDAGPES, from the coding sequence ATGGACGTGAAGCGATACTTCCGTGGGCCGGTCATGTGGATCGTGCTGGCCGTCCTCGCCGTGGTCGTGTTGATGCAGGTCGTCGGCTCGTCCGGCGGCTACAAAACGGTGGACACCGGTCAGGTCGTCAAGGCGATCGCTGACAACAAGGTGAAATCCGCCGAGCTGACGACCGGTGACGAGAACAAAATCAAGATCGAGCTGTCCGGCGACAGCAAGGTCGAGGGTTCGAACAAGATCCAGGCCAGCTACATCGGCGACCAGGGTGTCGCGCTGGCCAAGGACCTTCAGGCCAAGTACCAGACCGGCGACATCAAGGACGGGTACACCGTCTCGCCGTCGAAGCAGAACCCGTTCGTGGGCGTGCTGCTCTCGCTGCTCCCCTTCGTCCTGATCGTCGTCGTCTTCCTGTTCCTGATGAACCAGATGCAGGGCGGCGGCTCCCGGGTGATGAACTTCGGGAAGTCGAAGGCGAAGCTGATCACCAAGGACACCCCCAAGACGACCTTCGCGGACGTCGCGGGCGCGGACGAGGCGGTCGAGGAGCTCCACGAGATCAAGGAGTTCCTCCAGGAGCCGGCGAAGTTCCAGGCCGTCGGGGCCAAGATCCCCAAGGGCGTGCTGCTGTACGGCCCGCCCGGTACGGGCAAGACGCTGCTCGCGCGGGCCGTCGCGGGCGAGGCGGGCGTCCCGTTCTACTCGATCTCCGGCTCGGACTTCGTCGAGATGTTCGTCGGTGTCGGTGCCTCCCGGGTCCGTGACCTGTTCGAGCAGGCCAAGGCCAACGCCCCGGCCATCGTCTTCGTCGACGAGATCGACGCCGTCGGCCGGCACCGCGGTGCGGGCCTGGGCGGCGGTCACGACGAGCGCGAGCAGACGCTCAACCAGCTCCTGGTCGAGATGGACGGCTTCGACGTGAAGGGCGGCGTCATCCTGATCGCCGCCACCAACCGCCCGGACATCCTGGACCCGGCGCTGCTGCGCCCGGGCCGCTTCGACCGGCAGATCGCCGTCGACCGTCCGGACATGCAGGGCCGTCTGGAGATCCTCAAGGTCCACCAGAAGGGCAAGCCGGTCGCGCCGGACGTCGACCTGACGGCCGTCGCCAAGCGCACCCCCGGCTTCACCGGTGCCGATCTGTCCAACGTCCTGAACGAGGCCGCCCTGCTGACGGCCCGCAGCGACAAGAAGCTGATCGACAACCAGTTCCTGGACGAGGCGATCGACCGCGTCGTGGCCGGCCCGCAGAAGCGGACCCGGATCATGTCCGAGAAGGAGAAGAAGATCACCGCGTACCACGAGGGCGGTCACGCCCTGGTCGCGGCGGCTTCGCCGAACTCCGACCCGGTCCACAAGATCACGATCCTCTCCCGCGGCCGGGCCCTGGGCTACACGATGGTGCTGCCCGACGAGGACAAGTACTCCACCACCCGCAACGAGATGCTCGACCAGCTCGCGTACATGCTGGGCGGGCGCGCGGCGGAGGAACTGGTCTTCCACGACCCGACGACGGGTGCCGCCAACGACATCGAGAAGGCGACCGCGACCGCGCGGGCCATGGTCACGCAGTACGGCATGACCGAGCGCCTGGGCGCGATCAAGTTCGGCTCCGACAACTCCGAGCCGTTCCTGGGCCGTGAGATGGGCCACCAGAGGGACTACTCCGAAGAGGTCGCGGCGCTGGTCGACGAAGAGGTCAAGAAGCTCATCGAGACGGCGCACAACGAGGCCTGGGAGATCCTGGTCGAGAACCGCGACGTGCTGGACAACCTGGTTCTGACGCTCCTGGAGAAGGAGACGCTGAACAAGGAGGAGATCGCCGAGATCTTCAAGCACGTCGTCAAGCGCCCGGCCCGCCCGGCGTGGACCGGCTCCTCGCGCCGTACGCCCTCGACCCGGCCCCCGGTGCTGTCCCCGAAGGAGCTGGCGCCGGCCAACGGTTCCGGTTCGGTCTCCTCGGCCTCGGTCACCAAGGAGGCGGACCGGGCTCCGGAGGACGCGGGTCCCGAGAGCTGA
- a CDS encoding nuclear transport factor 2 family protein, protein MSPRTDIELVEQANRDLYEAMERGDHEAMSALWMDGQVSVVHPGWPVLRGRGEVLRSYALIMANTEYIQFFLTDVEIDVMGDTALVTCTENILSGGPAEADGTVGPLIGQLVVATNVFRRTEEGWRVWSHHGSPVLADRDDQDGEEGEDGDGGPAGPVGPVGGV, encoded by the coding sequence GTGAGCCCCCGTACGGACATCGAGCTGGTCGAGCAGGCGAACCGGGACCTGTACGAGGCCATGGAGCGCGGCGATCACGAGGCGATGTCCGCGCTGTGGATGGACGGCCAGGTCAGCGTGGTGCACCCGGGGTGGCCGGTGCTGCGCGGGCGTGGCGAGGTGCTGCGCTCGTACGCGCTGATCATGGCGAACACCGAGTACATCCAGTTCTTCCTGACCGACGTGGAGATCGATGTGATGGGGGACACGGCGCTGGTGACCTGTACCGAGAACATCCTCAGCGGCGGGCCCGCCGAGGCGGACGGCACGGTCGGGCCGCTGATCGGCCAGCTCGTGGTGGCGACGAACGTCTTCCGGCGTACGGAAGAGGGCTGGCGGGTGTGGTCGCACCACGGGTCGCCGGTGCTGGCGGATCGCGACGACCAGGACGGGGAGGAGGGGGAGGACGGGGACGGCGGGCCGGCCGGTCCTGTCGGTCCTGTCGGCGGGGTGTGA
- a CDS encoding oxidoreductase, which yields MSPTRPTLLPDPSADLGLHGTRAVVTGGTRGIGAATVRRLVTAGAHVVAVARNRAEVPTGAQVVTADLSSPGGVEQAAAAALDLLGGIDVLVDNAGRNTQVPDGVLTATDEDWQANIEANLLSVVRLDRLLVPHMTAQGHGAVVHVSSNAARYPQPNGAPYAAAKAALNAYSKSLATACGPHGVRVTAVMPGVIETDAVEASLRQAAERTGRDLDTIRKEFHQRLAAPLGRPGQPEEAAELIAFLASPRASYLTGITISVDGGILPTL from the coding sequence ATGTCGCCCACCCGTCCGACCCTGCTCCCCGATCCGAGTGCGGATCTGGGCCTGCACGGAACACGCGCCGTCGTCACCGGAGGAACCCGCGGCATCGGCGCCGCCACGGTGCGCCGTCTGGTCACGGCCGGCGCGCACGTGGTCGCCGTCGCCCGCAATCGAGCCGAAGTCCCCACCGGAGCACAAGTGGTGACCGCCGATCTGAGCTCCCCCGGCGGGGTCGAGCAGGCTGCAGCCGCTGCGCTCGACCTTCTGGGCGGCATCGACGTGCTCGTCGACAACGCCGGACGCAACACCCAGGTACCCGACGGCGTCCTCACTGCGACCGACGAGGACTGGCAGGCCAACATCGAAGCCAACCTGCTGTCCGTCGTCCGCCTAGACCGCCTCCTCGTCCCGCACATGACGGCACAGGGCCACGGGGCAGTCGTCCACGTGTCATCGAACGCCGCCCGTTACCCCCAGCCCAACGGCGCCCCGTACGCCGCCGCCAAAGCCGCCCTCAACGCCTACAGCAAGAGCCTCGCGACCGCCTGCGGCCCGCACGGCGTGCGCGTCACCGCGGTCATGCCTGGAGTCATCGAGACCGACGCCGTCGAAGCAAGCCTGCGGCAGGCGGCAGAACGCACCGGCCGCGACCTGGACACCATCCGCAAGGAGTTCCACCAGCGCCTCGCCGCCCCGCTCGGCCGCCCCGGACAGCCCGAAGAAGCCGCAGAGCTGATCGCCTTCCTCGCTTCCCCACGCGCCTCCTACCTCACCGGCATCACCATTTCGGTCGACGGAGGCATCCTCCCCACCCTCTGA